A region from the Sutcliffiella horikoshii genome encodes:
- a CDS encoding DUF3231 family protein — MENSHNHIRLTSAEIGHLWSSYLFETSVHHMFRYFLVHVDDPDIERFVEQCLRTSKRHVHRYMDIFKKEQFPVPRGITSEDINTKAPRLFSDVFYLHYIDGMAKFALNGFALAVAEVSRKDVREVFHLHIDALQEITEMGKRLLLEKGLYSRPPYITTPKQVDFVESGHFFAGFTIDKRPLTVFEMNQLFQNVRSNSLGKALLKGFMQVTDDKKLCAYFEKGKSLANKYVTTFSTILLKEDCNVPSTYGSEVLDSSVSPFSNRFMLNHVTHLISYGTANYGLSMALSPRKDLALMYLKVIGEVMTYAGDGAKLLLKHGWLEQPPTKSDPKNCKD; from the coding sequence ATGGAAAATTCCCATAACCATATACGACTCACTTCTGCAGAAATTGGGCATTTGTGGAGCAGTTATTTGTTTGAAACGTCCGTTCATCATATGTTCCGATACTTCCTGGTACATGTGGATGATCCAGATATTGAGAGATTTGTGGAGCAATGTCTGCGAACATCCAAACGACATGTACACAGATATATGGATATTTTTAAGAAAGAACAATTTCCTGTTCCGAGAGGTATTACTTCTGAAGATATCAATACAAAAGCTCCCCGGCTTTTTTCGGATGTTTTTTATCTTCATTACATTGATGGAATGGCAAAGTTTGCGCTGAACGGATTCGCGCTGGCGGTCGCGGAAGTTTCTCGTAAGGATGTCAGGGAAGTGTTTCACCTGCATATTGATGCTCTCCAAGAAATAACGGAGATGGGGAAGAGGTTGCTATTAGAGAAGGGGCTTTATTCTAGACCCCCGTATATTACAACGCCGAAACAGGTCGATTTTGTGGAAAGTGGTCATTTTTTTGCTGGATTTACTATTGATAAGCGTCCGTTGACTGTATTTGAGATGAACCAGCTTTTTCAAAATGTACGTTCCAACTCCCTGGGGAAAGCACTGTTAAAAGGATTTATGCAAGTTACGGATGATAAAAAGCTTTGCGCTTATTTTGAAAAAGGGAAAAGCTTGGCCAATAAGTATGTAACGACGTTTTCTACCATACTTTTGAAAGAGGATTGTAATGTACCTTCCACCTATGGAAGTGAAGTGCTGGATTCTTCTGTTTCTCCTTTTTCAAACCGTTTTATGCTCAATCATGTGACACATCTGATTTCATATGGAACTGCAAATTACGGGTTGTCGATGGCGTTAAGTCCGCGCAAAGATCTAGCTTTAATGTACTTGAAGGTGATAGGTGAAGTGATGACATATGCTGGTGATGGTGCGAAACTTCTATTGAAGCATGGCTGGTTGGAACAACCTCCTACTAAATCGGATCCAAAGAATTGTAAAGATTAA
- a CDS encoding CHY zinc finger protein — protein MDGLTVKVLGATVDSFTRCTHYHSEKDIIAIKFHCCRDYYPCYQCHEEHADHPITLWPKDKFHTKAILCGNCKNELTINEYLNSQSICLTCKAAFNPGCQLHYHLYFEK, from the coding sequence ATGGATGGATTGACTGTTAAAGTACTCGGCGCAACCGTTGATAGTTTCACACGATGCACTCATTATCATTCAGAAAAAGATATCATTGCCATTAAGTTTCATTGCTGCAGAGATTACTACCCTTGCTACCAATGTCATGAAGAACATGCAGATCACCCTATAACCTTATGGCCAAAAGACAAGTTTCATACTAAAGCAATTCTTTGTGGAAACTGCAAAAATGAACTGACGATTAACGAGTATTTAAACAGCCAATCGATTTGCCTGACATGTAAGGCAGCTTTCAACCCCGGTTGCCAACTTCACTATCATCTATATTTTGAGAAATAG
- a CDS encoding GNAT family N-acetyltransferase has product MSFTSLFMAEEETRDKEEIKQELDDLEFQMFRMKENMKEIAKKWQVIGIDQTKDDNWVVVYTNYDNNSCKIMLNDCETAYRGQWDFSIQATYKKDDTIFIGDIKGPENKGYGSICMNYLKEVAKDQNIHCITGDIAKRDWDHVDRLVHFYEKHDFQVEIDKETKSGEIVWQPN; this is encoded by the coding sequence ATGTCTTTCACAAGCTTATTCATGGCCGAAGAAGAGACAAGAGATAAAGAAGAAATCAAACAGGAACTAGACGATTTGGAATTCCAAATGTTCCGCATGAAAGAAAACATGAAAGAAATCGCCAAAAAGTGGCAAGTGATCGGCATTGATCAAACGAAAGATGATAACTGGGTTGTCGTTTACACAAATTACGACAATAACTCCTGCAAGATCATGCTTAACGATTGCGAAACCGCCTATCGCGGCCAGTGGGATTTCTCCATACAGGCTACTTACAAAAAGGATGATACCATTTTTATAGGTGATATAAAGGGACCCGAAAACAAAGGATATGGCTCTATCTGCATGAATTATCTTAAGGAAGTCGCTAAAGATCAGAATATCCATTGCATAACAGGGGACATCGCAAAGCGTGATTGGGACCACGTAGACCGTCTCGTTCATTTCTATGAAAAACATGATTTTCAAGTGGAAATAGATAAAGAAACAAAGTCCGGCGAAATCGTTTGGCAACCTAACTAA
- a CDS encoding CheR family methyltransferase has translation MLSQNLQGLKQPSSSAEEFLRNNELADLIQKQVFATILKNKLDMAESEMKIWIAGCSTGQEVYSLAILLKETIESMDENVEMDFKIYATDLDYDSVKIAGAGVYPDTAFENVPSGILNKYFDKKQDFYVVKKSIREHIIFAPHNIAKDPGFHHLDFISCRNVLHYFQPTQQQRIISSFHHSLNEDGYLFLGQSGSIGDSKELFRAINNKWKIYIMQEVGGRKRSKDAGLHAIQEDSQEEKELQFLNEELVQAKERISSLQVKLEDIYIKYEDKYETLKIDSYHPILFVKGLLQIIKKQEFYKEEYAVAMLKEMNKLEWAIENFLTDEQ, from the coding sequence ATGTTAAGTCAAAACTTACAAGGTTTGAAGCAACCATCAAGTAGTGCAGAAGAATTCCTTAGAAATAATGAATTGGCTGATCTCATCCAAAAACAAGTTTTTGCCACCATTTTGAAAAATAAGCTGGATATGGCTGAATCTGAGATGAAAATTTGGATTGCAGGATGCTCCACTGGACAAGAAGTCTACTCTTTAGCGATTTTGTTAAAAGAGACGATTGAATCAATGGATGAAAATGTGGAGATGGATTTCAAGATTTATGCCACGGACTTGGATTATGATTCTGTAAAGATTGCAGGTGCAGGAGTCTACCCTGATACAGCTTTTGAAAATGTTCCATCTGGCATTCTGAATAAATATTTTGATAAGAAGCAGGATTTCTATGTGGTGAAAAAATCGATAAGGGAGCATATCATCTTCGCCCCTCATAATATTGCCAAAGATCCTGGCTTTCATCATCTGGACTTTATCAGTTGCAGAAATGTATTGCATTATTTTCAGCCCACACAGCAACAAAGAATTATTTCGTCGTTCCATCATTCTCTAAATGAAGATGGATATTTGTTTTTAGGGCAATCAGGATCTATAGGCGATAGTAAAGAGCTTTTTCGAGCGATCAATAATAAATGGAAGATATATATAATGCAAGAGGTGGGGGGGCGTAAACGAAGTAAAGACGCGGGCCTCCATGCCATACAGGAGGATAGTCAAGAAGAGAAAGAGTTGCAGTTCTTAAATGAAGAACTGGTCCAAGCAAAAGAGCGCATTTCTAGTTTGCAAGTGAAACTGGAAGACATCTACATCAAGTATGAAGATAAGTACGAAACCCTTAAAATCGATTCGTATCATCCAATTCTTTTCGTGAAGGGATTGCTCCAAATTATTAAAAAGCAAGAGTTCTATAAAGAAGAATACGCAGTTGCCATGCTTAAAGAGATGAATAAACTTGAATGGGCAATTGAAAATTTTCTAACGGATGAACAATAG
- a CDS encoding cobalamin B12-binding domain-containing protein, which produces MNEISKKLSQFLLEKNVASGWSCVEDTMDQGYNSAFIYDFILRDAMYRIGEMWEENKISVAHEHLATGTCELILTKYHLEKLNDRLIEEHSPSPRAMFFCVEGEEHDLGLRMASSLFEEYGWDVYDLGSNLPLDYAEYSLKKWQPDVVCISVSIRHHLPKLKETIERLQNISPGTTFIVGSRLHAESAFRSCCPAETLIAKDTSFLFQWLEDYRKEAGIINKGVLL; this is translated from the coding sequence ATGAATGAAATCTCCAAGAAACTATCACAATTCCTTCTCGAAAAAAATGTGGCTTCCGGTTGGTCTTGTGTAGAAGATACGATGGATCAAGGCTACAATAGTGCGTTTATTTATGACTTTATCCTCCGGGACGCCATGTATCGTATTGGCGAAATGTGGGAGGAAAATAAAATTTCTGTTGCCCATGAGCATTTGGCGACAGGTACATGTGAGTTGATACTGACTAAATATCATTTGGAAAAATTGAATGATAGACTTATAGAAGAACATTCCCCTTCCCCACGTGCCATGTTTTTCTGTGTTGAAGGAGAAGAACATGATCTGGGATTGAGAATGGCCTCATCCCTCTTCGAAGAATATGGTTGGGATGTATATGACCTTGGTTCGAACCTGCCATTGGACTATGCAGAATACAGCTTAAAAAAATGGCAGCCAGATGTTGTATGCATTTCTGTGTCCATTAGACATCACCTTCCTAAACTTAAAGAAACAATCGAAAGACTGCAAAATATAAGCCCTGGCACCACTTTCATAGTTGGAAGCCGCTTGCATGCGGAATCTGCCTTTCGATCATGCTGTCCTGCGGAAACTCTCATTGCTAAGGATACATCCTTCCTTTTCCAATGGTTGGAAGATTATAGAAAAGAAGCCGGAATCATCAATAAAGGAGTGCTTCTTTAA
- a CDS encoding M42 family metallopeptidase, which translates to MTYQSNVQETFSLIKELVSIPSPSGNTEKVIGFVEKYLSECGVETVRNRKGGLIATIKGTDDKKHRMLTAHVDTLGAMVKEVKSNGRLKLTTIGGFRWNSVEGEYCQIETSSGKVYSGTILMHQTSVHVYKNAGDAPRNDENIEVRIDEKVTNADEVRALGIEVGDFVSFDPRVQITESGYIKSRHLDDKASVAILLKLIKFIQSEKITLPYTTHFLISNNEEIGYGGNSNITPETVEYLAVDMGALGDGQSSDEYTVSICVKDSSGPYHYGLRKHLVDLAKKNKVDYKVDIYPYYGSDASAAIRSGHDIIHGLIGPGIESSHAFERTHASSIENTEKLIYHYLLSGMVKY; encoded by the coding sequence ATGACTTATCAATCAAATGTACAGGAAACCTTCTCGTTAATCAAAGAACTGGTTTCTATTCCAAGCCCTTCAGGCAATACGGAGAAAGTAATAGGTTTTGTTGAAAAGTATTTAAGTGAATGCGGGGTAGAAACAGTACGAAATCGAAAGGGAGGCTTGATTGCTACCATTAAAGGAACCGATGATAAAAAACATCGTATGCTGACAGCTCATGTAGATACGTTAGGAGCAATGGTAAAAGAAGTGAAATCCAATGGAAGATTGAAGCTTACTACAATAGGCGGGTTTCGCTGGAATTCCGTTGAAGGGGAATATTGCCAAATTGAAACTTCTTCTGGAAAAGTGTATTCCGGAACGATCCTCATGCATCAAACATCTGTTCATGTATATAAAAATGCAGGAGACGCACCAAGAAACGATGAAAATATCGAAGTTCGTATTGATGAAAAAGTCACCAATGCAGACGAAGTAAGAGCTCTTGGCATTGAAGTGGGAGACTTTGTTTCATTCGATCCGAGGGTTCAAATCACAGAAAGCGGCTACATAAAATCCAGGCATCTGGATGACAAAGCAAGCGTTGCTATCTTACTAAAACTTATCAAATTCATTCAGTCAGAAAAAATAACGCTTCCATACACTACACACTTTTTAATTTCTAATAATGAGGAAATTGGCTACGGGGGGAACTCCAACATCACCCCAGAAACGGTGGAATACCTTGCAGTGGATATGGGAGCACTCGGAGATGGACAATCATCAGATGAATACACAGTATCTATCTGTGTAAAAGATTCCAGCGGACCATACCATTATGGACTAAGAAAGCATCTTGTTGATCTTGCAAAGAAAAACAAAGTGGATTACAAAGTAGATATTTATCCATACTACGGCTCGGATGCTTCTGCTGCCATCCGTTCAGGACACGATATCATCCACGGACTGATTGGACCGGGAATAGAATCCTCCCATGCTTTCGAACGCACACACGCAAGCTCGATTGAAAACACGGAGAAGCTGATTTACCATTACTTGTTGTCGGGTATGGTGAAGTACTAA
- the splB gene encoding spore photoproduct lyase has translation MKPFVPQLVYIEPRALDYPLGVELKNKFESMGLEIRETTSHNQIRNLPGDNDFQKYRTAKSTLVVGVRKTLKFDSSKPSAEYAIPFATGCMGHCHYCYLQTTMGSKPYIRTYVNLDEIFDAADKYMQERAPEITRFEASCTSDIVGIDHLTHSLKKAIEYFGKSEHGMLRFVTKFHHVDHLLDADHHGKTRFRFSVNADYVIKNFEPGTSSLDLRIEAAAKVAGANYPLGFIVAPIYLHEGWEEGYKTLFQKLYDKLPASATEDLTFELIQHRFTKPAKRVIQQNYPMTKLELDEAKRQYKWGRYGIGKYVYTKDEATEIKETLSEYIHSYFPQARIEYFT, from the coding sequence ATGAAACCGTTTGTTCCACAGCTTGTCTACATTGAACCTAGAGCTCTTGACTATCCGCTCGGAGTGGAGTTAAAAAATAAGTTTGAATCGATGGGTCTTGAAATTCGAGAGACCACTTCCCACAACCAAATAAGAAACCTGCCTGGAGATAATGATTTTCAAAAATACAGGACAGCTAAATCCACATTAGTCGTCGGAGTAAGAAAAACATTGAAGTTTGATTCATCCAAACCTTCCGCTGAATATGCTATACCTTTTGCCACAGGTTGTATGGGCCATTGTCATTATTGCTATTTGCAGACAACCATGGGAAGCAAACCTTATATCAGGACTTATGTGAACTTGGATGAAATCTTTGATGCTGCCGACAAATACATGCAAGAGCGAGCGCCTGAGATCACCAGGTTTGAAGCGTCCTGTACATCAGACATTGTAGGTATTGACCATTTGACTCATTCCTTGAAGAAAGCTATTGAATACTTTGGAAAATCTGAACATGGAATGCTTCGATTTGTTACAAAGTTCCATCATGTTGATCATTTGCTTGATGCAGATCATCACGGGAAAACAAGGTTTCGTTTTAGTGTAAATGCCGATTATGTAATAAAAAATTTCGAGCCCGGGACATCTTCCTTGGATTTGAGGATCGAAGCTGCCGCCAAAGTGGCAGGTGCAAACTATCCTCTTGGATTTATCGTTGCACCAATCTACTTGCATGAAGGCTGGGAAGAGGGATATAAAACGTTATTCCAAAAGCTATATGATAAGCTTCCTGCAAGCGCCACTGAAGATCTTACCTTTGAATTAATTCAACACCGATTCACTAAACCAGCCAAAAGGGTCATTCAACAAAACTATCCAATGACAAAGCTTGAACTGGACGAAGCAAAGCGCCAGTATAAATGGGGGCGTTACGGGATTGGCAAGTATGTATATACGAAGGATGAAGCAACAGAGATTAAAGAAACCTTGTCTGAGTATATCCACTCTTATTTTCCTCAGGCGCGGATTGAGTATTTTACGTAA
- a CDS encoding transcriptional regulator SplA domain-containing protein, giving the protein MDSYQQAQSSSLQEGDVVYLFYRNPHTQNVASIQQASVMANPYEDGQLSIFLYDTYYPLSDEFVFFTSLEEAEALYNDYFGPTFE; this is encoded by the coding sequence ATGGATTCATACCAACAAGCTCAGTCGTCTTCCTTACAAGAAGGAGATGTCGTATACCTTTTTTATCGTAATCCACACACACAGAATGTAGCATCGATCCAACAGGCAAGCGTTATGGCAAATCCATACGAGGATGGACAGCTTTCCATCTTTCTCTATGATACGTATTATCCACTGTCAGATGAGTTTGTCTTTTTTACTTCATTAGAAGAAGCAGAAGCATTATATAATGATTATTTTGGTCCAACATTCGAATAA
- a CDS encoding VanW family protein: protein MNHVDLRPKKRSKLRIWLGTQFYIAKRWIEWMTGNKNFAAEKTEEELPYQVFLHKTPTLRKLKNVDMWYQHNKVINLKIAVHKLNGVVIRPGETFSYWKLIGKPTKSKGYVDGMVLFYGAFKPGLGGGLCQLSNLIYWLTLHTPLTVTERYRHSFDVFPDARRTQPFGSGATCSYNYLDLQVRNDTDQAFQLKVRMEGDFLVGEWRSANLPTEKYKVYEKEHSITSAYWGGYLRHNIIHRKVMNLQGKEIDDQYVTENHAIMMYEPLLEATEQSG, encoded by the coding sequence ATGAACCATGTGGATTTGCGACCGAAAAAAAGATCGAAACTTCGCATTTGGCTGGGTACTCAATTTTACATAGCAAAGAGATGGATAGAGTGGATGACAGGAAATAAAAACTTTGCAGCAGAAAAGACAGAGGAAGAATTGCCATATCAAGTGTTTTTACATAAAACGCCTACGCTTAGAAAGTTAAAGAACGTGGATATGTGGTATCAGCATAACAAGGTAATTAATTTGAAGATTGCTGTTCATAAACTGAATGGAGTTGTCATTCGACCTGGTGAAACTTTTTCCTATTGGAAGTTGATTGGGAAACCAACGAAGAGCAAAGGATATGTAGATGGAATGGTTCTTTTTTATGGTGCATTTAAGCCTGGTCTAGGAGGAGGTTTGTGTCAATTGTCAAACTTAATATATTGGCTGACATTGCACACACCGCTGACTGTGACAGAACGATACCGCCACAGTTTTGATGTCTTTCCTGATGCACGGAGAACGCAACCTTTTGGCAGTGGTGCAACCTGCTCCTATAATTATTTGGATTTACAGGTGAGAAATGATACAGATCAAGCTTTTCAATTAAAGGTGAGAATGGAAGGAGACTTCTTGGTTGGTGAATGGAGGTCGGCGAATCTTCCAACTGAAAAATACAAAGTATATGAAAAGGAACATAGCATCACTTCCGCTTATTGGGGAGGCTATTTGCGCCATAATATCATCCATCGCAAAGTGATGAACCTCCAGGGAAAAGAAATCGATGACCAATATGTAACAGAAAATCATGCTATTATGATGTATGAGCCTCTATTGGAAGCAACAGAACAAAGCGGCTAA
- a CDS encoding DUF2164 domain-containing protein, translated as MISIPKEMKDQMIGRIQAYFEEERDEEIGELGADLLLDIFMKELGPYYYNQGIADAKALMEERWGSVEEDIEALKRSTGGGGRYR; from the coding sequence GTGATTTCCATTCCAAAAGAAATGAAAGACCAAATGATAGGCAGGATTCAAGCATATTTTGAAGAAGAACGAGACGAAGAGATTGGCGAACTTGGAGCGGATCTGCTGTTGGACATATTTATGAAAGAACTCGGACCGTACTATTATAATCAAGGTATTGCCGATGCAAAGGCTTTAATGGAAGAACGATGGGGATCCGTTGAAGAGGACATCGAGGCTTTGAAACGATCTACTGGGGGCGGCGGCAGGTACAGGTAG
- a CDS encoding FAD-dependent oxidoreductase, which yields MVLKANVLVIGGGVGGLTVALKLAKCGVGVTVVEQVKGSPHMYKGELVQPKTLQIFEKNGILPKVLEHGHKINHIELVEKKKLDKEVKQPIQSMSYNILPDPYNYALMIPHETLKTILLEEAQKYPSFKYIQPGRFMGFESNKAKVRMEKEEVLLEADYYVSAEGRKSKVREMMEVPKKEKKYDHHFLTVTFPRPESMTEGKIISTDDTFLGLFPLPDNLVRSVYLIPKGSYKQMIEEGLDSFYQKYLELCPELDGFVQSIDSWKKIQLMIPVHYHVSNYVKGNIALLGDAAHSVHPMAGEGMNLAIQDGDVLGELLCWMYDKDKHSPDYLSFYENVRRPRVRHVLKLSHLSALAYSRPLKSFVTWRSKVMDQLTNDPVLHIKHMLNISGLGIWKESLVDRVIQSGVVPKRKERDERMIDGRHLFTEEEDYPWKNKEEA from the coding sequence ATGGTGTTGAAGGCGAATGTGTTGGTGATTGGGGGCGGTGTTGGCGGTTTGACAGTTGCGCTGAAACTTGCGAAGTGTGGTGTTGGCGTGACGGTTGTGGAACAGGTTAAAGGCAGCCCGCACATGTATAAGGGAGAATTAGTGCAGCCGAAGACGCTACAAATTTTCGAGAAAAATGGCATTCTTCCAAAGGTGTTGGAACATGGACACAAAATTAACCACATTGAGTTGGTAGAGAAGAAGAAGCTCGATAAAGAAGTTAAACAGCCGATTCAATCAATGAGTTATAACATACTTCCAGACCCTTATAACTATGCATTGATGATCCCCCATGAAACCTTAAAAACGATTCTACTTGAGGAAGCACAGAAATATCCTTCCTTTAAATATATACAGCCTGGCCGGTTTATGGGTTTTGAAAGCAACAAGGCTAAGGTGAGAATGGAAAAGGAAGAGGTATTACTAGAAGCAGATTATTACGTTAGTGCAGAAGGGCGGAAATCCAAGGTCCGTGAAATGATGGAGGTACCGAAAAAGGAAAAAAAGTATGACCATCATTTTTTGACTGTCACGTTTCCAAGGCCTGAAAGCATGACAGAAGGAAAGATCATCTCTACAGATGACACCTTCTTAGGACTTTTCCCTTTGCCGGATAATCTTGTACGCAGCGTTTATTTAATTCCAAAGGGTTCCTATAAACAGATGATAGAAGAAGGGCTAGATTCCTTTTACCAAAAATACTTAGAACTTTGCCCGGAACTGGATGGTTTTGTACAAAGTATAGATTCTTGGAAAAAAATACAGCTTATGATTCCGGTGCATTATCATGTTTCAAACTATGTGAAAGGCAACATAGCTTTGCTTGGAGATGCTGCACATAGCGTGCATCCAATGGCAGGTGAGGGCATGAATTTGGCTATTCAGGACGGAGACGTGCTTGGCGAGCTGCTTTGTTGGATGTACGACAAAGATAAACATTCCCCGGATTATCTATCCTTTTATGAAAATGTAAGAAGACCAAGGGTCCGTCATGTATTGAAATTAAGTCACCTTTCCGCCTTGGCCTATTCCCGTCCGCTCAAATCTTTCGTGACGTGGAGAAGCAAAGTGATGGATCAGCTGACAAACGATCCCGTTCTTCATATTAAACATATGTTGAATATTTCTGGTTTGGGTATTTGGAAGGAATCCCTGGTGGATAGGGTCATTCAGTCTGGAGTAGTCCCTAAGAGGAAGGAACGCGATGAGCGGATGATTGACGGCCGTCATCTTTTTACAGAAGAAGAAGATTACCCATGGAAAAATAAGGAGGAAGCATAG
- a CDS encoding class I SAM-dependent methyltransferase, translated as MISEYVRLFKARGYMKRNLPFLYSWHAYVGYELDLYEAFKKPKTIMEVAKEHDLKEDLLKRWVEVGGVIGYLKKKSKERYQTVKKFMVPSSKHNPRSTGVLLKEMMELHIPTLIKYPKMMKTEKKEQFNQKEHGMVVAQTSSLLEQLAIPRVMKVMKKAKPNTVVDVGCGSGGYLLKLSQKFPKAKMLGIELNEDVAEEASKNCQKQKQVEIVCEDVHKWSPEDKVDFVMLNNILHYISPDDRTELFKKISEWLPPKGTLSVVSPIHNSKHGGQFSSVFNSFFTAFDNLYPLPSEDNLKELADAAGLKVEKMQPVIKEGGWYQITFKKLN; from the coding sequence ATGATAAGTGAATATGTGAGACTTTTTAAAGCGCGAGGGTATATGAAGCGAAACTTGCCCTTCCTATATAGTTGGCATGCCTATGTTGGGTATGAACTGGATTTATATGAAGCATTTAAAAAACCTAAGACAATTATGGAAGTTGCGAAAGAACATGATCTAAAGGAAGACCTTTTGAAAAGATGGGTCGAAGTAGGCGGCGTCATCGGTTATCTGAAAAAGAAATCGAAGGAACGTTACCAAACGGTGAAGAAATTCATGGTTCCTTCGAGTAAACATAACCCCAGGTCTACCGGGGTGCTTCTAAAAGAGATGATGGAACTCCATATTCCAACGCTGATCAAGTATCCAAAAATGATGAAGACAGAAAAGAAAGAGCAATTTAATCAGAAAGAACATGGAATGGTCGTAGCGCAAACTTCTTCCCTTTTAGAGCAGCTGGCTATTCCAAGAGTGATGAAGGTAATGAAAAAAGCCAAGCCAAATACCGTGGTAGATGTCGGGTGTGGCAGCGGAGGATATTTGTTAAAGCTTTCACAGAAGTTCCCGAAAGCAAAGATGCTTGGAATTGAACTGAATGAGGATGTAGCAGAGGAAGCAAGTAAGAACTGTCAAAAACAAAAACAGGTTGAAATTGTTTGCGAGGATGTTCATAAATGGTCTCCAGAAGATAAGGTGGATTTTGTCATGTTAAACAACATCCTTCATTATATATCCCCTGATGACCGGACGGAGTTGTTCAAGAAAATCAGTGAATGGTTGCCCCCAAAAGGAACATTATCGGTGGTGTCACCTATACACAACTCTAAACATGGAGGACAGTTTTCAAGTGTGTTCAACAGTTTTTTTACCGCGTTTGATAATTTGTACCCACTTCCTTCCGAGGATAATCTGAAGGAACTGGCAGATGCAGCAGGGCTTAAAGTGGAAAAAATGCAGCCGGTCATCAAAGAAGGCGGCTGGTATCAAATTACCTTTAAGAAATTGAATTAA
- a CDS encoding 3D domain-containing protein produces MKKSMVSLVTAAALAGTFSLGANASAAEVTVKKGDTLWDIAKANNISVEEIKEWNGLSNDVIYPQDQLKVALSERYKIEKGDTLWGISQNYEGVTYQKLAEWNSISNPDLIYAGDELVIYVDGNPVPVEAPVKEEAPAEEPVTEEPAEEAPAEEPVTEEPAEEAPAEEPVTEEPAEEAPAEEPVTEEPAEEAPAEEPVTEAPAEEAPAEEPAEEETAADQEVAQELTMTATAYTASCEGCSGITATGINLLENPDMKVISVDPDVIPLGSKVWVEGYGEAIAGDTGGAIKGNKIDIFIPEKQDAINYGVQEVQVKVYK; encoded by the coding sequence ATGAAAAAGAGCATGGTTTCTTTAGTAACGGCAGCGGCCCTTGCAGGTACGTTTAGTTTAGGTGCAAATGCCTCTGCTGCAGAAGTTACGGTAAAGAAAGGCGACACGCTTTGGGACATTGCTAAAGCGAACAATATATCAGTAGAAGAAATTAAAGAGTGGAACGGTTTATCAAATGACGTTATCTACCCACAAGATCAATTGAAAGTAGCATTGTCTGAACGCTACAAAATTGAAAAAGGTGACACGCTATGGGGAATCTCTCAGAACTATGAAGGTGTTACGTATCAAAAATTAGCAGAATGGAATTCTATTTCAAACCCTGATTTAATTTATGCAGGGGACGAGCTGGTTATCTATGTTGATGGAAATCCAGTTCCTGTAGAAGCTCCTGTTAAGGAAGAAGCACCAGCTGAAGAGCCTGTAACAGAAGAGCCAGCAGAAGAAGCACCGGCTGAAGAACCTGTAACAGAGGAACCAGCAGAAGAAGCACCGGCTGAGGAGCCTGTAACAGAAGAGCCAGCAGAAGAAGCACCAGCTGAGGAGCCTGTAACAGAGGAGCCAGCGGAAGAAGCACCAGCTGAGGAGCCTGTAACAGAAGCACCAGCAGAAGAAGCACCAGCTGAAGAGCCAGCAGAAGAAGAAACAGCTGCTGACCAAGAAGTAGCGCAAGAATTAACGATGACAGCTACTGCTTATACAGCAAGTTGTGAAGGATGTTCTGGTATCACTGCAACAGGAATCAACCTGTTGGAAAACCCAGATATGAAAGTTATTTCAGTTGACCCAGATGTTATTCCTTTAGGATCTAAAGTTTGGGTTGAAGGTTATGGCGAGGCAATTGCTGGAGATACTGGTGGAGCAATCAAAGGAAATAAAATTGATATCTTCATTCCGGAAAAGCAGGATGCTATTAACTATGGTGTACAAGAAGTTCAAGTAAAAGTTTATAAGTAA